Proteins from one Candidatus Planktophila sp. genomic window:
- a CDS encoding aldehyde dehydrogenase family protein: protein MSKIYTPITGEEIGDVPDFSDSEVDAALDLATQSFTTWRKIPASERGRILFKAGQIMRERADEISELETLNTGKRLADTKREAIRAAECFEYYGGYADKLVGTVVPVPNDFHAYTEREPYGVVVGIIPWNVPYFFAAKKIAPALAFGNVSILKPAAETPLTALRLQEILIEAGVPKGVVQVLTGGSEVGKKLVADSRTKLVVFTGSDKSGAAVGSAAAAHFAPAALELGGKSPQLVFADADLAAALDGVVEGVTGSCGQMCIAGSRLFIEDSISAKFIADLKVRFENLLVGDPRDAATQVGPQVTKLQAQKTLNYIDIAKKDGGKIIASAKVPTETKLAGGFFVPPTVFIDIPTSSSAIQEEIFGPVLSIATFKNEIDAIAKAHDSDYGLAAGVWTSDVSKAHRIASELRVGNIWVNTYRVLSDLMPFGGVGNSGYGREGGTDAPNLYTWTKSVWISRSPGLPKNYRVQ, encoded by the coding sequence ATGAGTAAGATATATACACCAATTACCGGTGAGGAGATTGGTGATGTCCCTGATTTTTCAGATTCTGAAGTAGATGCCGCTTTAGATCTTGCAACACAAAGTTTTACCACATGGCGCAAAATCCCAGCGAGTGAACGTGGCCGGATCTTGTTTAAAGCGGGTCAAATTATGCGCGAGCGAGCAGATGAAATCTCAGAATTAGAAACGCTAAATACAGGTAAGCGTCTTGCAGATACCAAGCGCGAGGCAATTAGAGCCGCTGAATGTTTTGAATATTACGGTGGTTATGCAGATAAATTAGTAGGAACGGTAGTTCCAGTTCCAAATGATTTTCATGCTTATACTGAACGCGAACCTTATGGTGTTGTCGTCGGAATTATTCCGTGGAATGTGCCATATTTCTTTGCGGCTAAGAAAATTGCCCCAGCTCTGGCATTCGGAAATGTTTCAATTCTTAAGCCAGCAGCTGAAACTCCTCTAACTGCGTTAAGACTGCAAGAGATTTTAATTGAAGCTGGCGTACCAAAAGGCGTAGTTCAAGTTTTAACAGGTGGGTCTGAGGTAGGCAAGAAGTTAGTTGCTGATTCGCGCACCAAGTTGGTGGTATTTACTGGATCAGATAAGAGTGGAGCTGCAGTCGGCTCGGCAGCAGCTGCACATTTTGCCCCAGCCGCCCTCGAATTAGGCGGAAAATCACCTCAATTAGTTTTTGCTGATGCTGATTTAGCGGCAGCGCTTGATGGGGTTGTCGAAGGAGTCACTGGTTCTTGTGGCCAAATGTGCATAGCTGGGTCAAGGTTATTTATTGAAGATAGTATTTCAGCAAAATTTATTGCAGACCTTAAAGTTAGATTTGAAAACCTTCTGGTCGGAGATCCTCGTGATGCGGCAACTCAAGTTGGCCCGCAAGTTACAAAGCTGCAGGCCCAAAAAACTTTAAATTACATTGATATTGCCAAGAAGGATGGCGGTAAAATTATTGCTTCGGCGAAAGTTCCTACCGAGACTAAGTTAGCGGGTGGTTTTTTTGTTCCACCTACCGTATTTATAGATATTCCTACTTCATCATCTGCCATACAAGAGGAGATCTTTGGACCGGTACTGAGTATCGCTACTTTTAAAAATGAAATAGATGCCATTGCGAAAGCTCACGATAGCGACTATGGGTTGGCTGCAGGAGTATGGACCAGTGATGTAAGTAAAGCCCATCGCATAGCCAGTGAATTAAGAGTCGGAAACATTTGGGTAAATACCTACCGGGTTCTCTCAGATCTAATGCCATTTGGCGGAGTCGGGAATTCAGGTTATGGCCGCGAAGGCGGAACTGATGCACCAAATCTTTATACCTGGACAAAGAGCGTCTGGATTTCCAGGTCACCAGGGCTACCTAAGAACTATAGGGTGCAATAA
- a CDS encoding aldehyde dehydrogenase family protein — translation MISTEVKNLYLDSYHRSNFFIGGEWVKPNSKNLIEIISPSTEEIIGQVPDANSLDIDLAVKAASSAFAAKSGWSSWSVTDRANLMRKFASILELKHQELSVLYAHELGRPFKPTFSRPSRPAELLMYYANLAEQIELDQMRPIPSLQNPGSVKRTSVKLESRGVTAVIVPFNGTLEMGMFKIGPTLALGGTVVLKPSPQSPLEGYIFAEAAIEAGFPAGVINVLPGSREAGEALVANKKVGIVGFTGSTATGKAIAKTCADSFTPTVLELGGKSAAVLLDDVDITTFSKNLPYLGFTFTGQNCFIHSRIIVTKNRYAEVMDAICESVARIKVGDPFEDETQNGPLISQAHREKVESYIQSGIIEGAHIAFGGNRPKDLDKGWYLNPTIFADATNQMRISREEIFGPVISVIRAENDQDAVAIANDSEFGLAGSVWANDETHAREVADQMDIGSVGINCFGFNTAAPFGGRKNSGIGTELGIEGFLAYSKYKSTHYSH, via the coding sequence ATGATTTCGACCGAAGTAAAGAATTTATATTTAGATTCCTACCATCGAAGTAATTTCTTTATCGGAGGAGAATGGGTAAAACCAAATTCTAAGAATCTAATTGAAATCATTAGCCCCAGTACTGAAGAGATAATTGGCCAAGTACCAGATGCCAATTCTTTAGATATAGATTTAGCAGTTAAGGCTGCGAGCAGTGCATTTGCAGCAAAGTCTGGCTGGAGTTCATGGTCAGTTACAGATCGAGCAAATTTGATGCGTAAGTTTGCCAGTATCTTGGAATTAAAGCATCAAGAACTATCTGTTCTGTACGCACATGAATTAGGCCGACCATTTAAGCCGACATTCTCAAGACCAAGTCGACCGGCAGAGCTTCTGATGTATTACGCGAATTTAGCTGAGCAGATTGAGCTTGATCAGATGCGTCCAATTCCCTCACTTCAAAACCCAGGTAGCGTTAAACGTACTTCGGTTAAATTGGAATCACGAGGTGTAACTGCCGTGATTGTGCCCTTCAACGGCACTCTTGAAATGGGGATGTTCAAGATTGGCCCGACCCTGGCTCTGGGTGGAACTGTAGTTTTAAAACCCAGTCCACAATCTCCGCTAGAGGGTTATATATTTGCCGAGGCGGCAATTGAAGCTGGTTTCCCTGCAGGTGTAATTAATGTTCTTCCCGGTTCGCGCGAAGCAGGTGAAGCGTTAGTCGCTAATAAAAAGGTAGGAATTGTTGGTTTTACCGGTTCAACTGCAACTGGCAAGGCAATTGCTAAGACGTGCGCGGATTCTTTTACGCCGACAGTTCTCGAGCTAGGTGGAAAATCTGCAGCCGTGTTGCTCGATGATGTAGATATAACAACATTTTCCAAGAATCTGCCATATTTGGGTTTTACTTTTACTGGTCAAAATTGTTTTATTCATTCGCGAATTATTGTTACTAAAAATCGCTATGCAGAAGTTATGGATGCCATCTGCGAATCAGTGGCGAGAATAAAAGTTGGTGACCCATTTGAGGACGAGACGCAAAATGGACCGCTAATTAGTCAGGCTCATCGAGAGAAAGTTGAAAGCTATATTCAATCGGGAATTATCGAAGGTGCCCATATTGCATTTGGCGGAAATCGGCCGAAAGATTTAGATAAAGGTTGGTACTTGAATCCCACGATATTTGCCGATGCAACAAATCAAATGCGCATTAGCCGGGAGGAAATCTTTGGCCCGGTAATTTCAGTTATCAGAGCCGAGAATGATCAAGATGCAGTAGCTATTGCCAACGATTCCGAATTTGGCTTAGCTGGTTCGGTATGGGCAAATGATGAGACTCACGCGCGCGAGGTAGCCGATCAAATGGATATTGGCTCGGTCGGAATAAATTGCTTTGGATTTAACACGGCAGCGCCATTCGGTGGCCGAAAAAATAGTGGAATCGGTACTGAACTAGGTATCGAAGGATTCCTCGCCTACTCAAAATATAAATCAACGCATTATTCGCATTGA
- a CDS encoding ABC transporter substrate-binding protein has translation MSHKKILSVTLSIAMVALLVGVGQTPVSAAVSTITVAVPGLPPSQGNPFKEGPGTPGIHTYAAIFDALTRVDHKGIVRPRLAKYWKLMDPTTWRFTLRQGVKFSNGEAFNAAAVKATVDFIVSADGRKLVIGSTELISLTGANVVNDYVIDLKTKDINATLPAQLAALYIVAPKAWATAGQDVFSKAPIGTGPYKVDSISTTRIEMSAFTDSWRTPKADKLVIIPLADAASRLQALQSGQVNMVAGINPDQIATAKKTRARVISVPAPQVMSLAFNVVGGGPVKDVRVRQALNYAVNKVAIANGLLAGKGKAATQGTTPSVLGYNKAVTGYPYDPAKAKELLTAAGYENGLTLAADITVGSFPSDNLIYQSVKADLAKVGVTLNYTTITFAQWLPQYNANSWKGDAFGLSWNSAPRGDASRPYAIFVCKPVGAFYCNAEEDALIKSASIQLNAAKRLAILKEVAVKVTASAPALYIVEQIDLYAIGKGVYGFSAGNRAIAYENIYVR, from the coding sequence ATGAGTCATAAGAAAATATTGAGCGTCACACTTTCAATTGCCATGGTGGCCTTGCTGGTTGGCGTGGGCCAGACACCTGTGAGTGCGGCCGTAAGCACTATTACTGTTGCAGTACCTGGACTTCCACCAAGCCAGGGCAATCCATTTAAAGAAGGTCCAGGAACTCCTGGTATTCACACCTACGCAGCAATCTTCGACGCGCTAACCCGTGTAGATCATAAAGGAATTGTTCGCCCACGTCTTGCCAAATATTGGAAGCTTATGGATCCAACTACTTGGCGCTTTACTTTGCGCCAAGGAGTTAAGTTCTCAAATGGTGAAGCATTTAACGCCGCTGCTGTAAAAGCAACTGTTGACTTCATCGTAAGCGCAGACGGACGCAAATTGGTTATCGGTTCAACAGAATTAATTTCATTAACTGGCGCAAATGTTGTTAACGATTATGTAATAGATCTTAAGACCAAAGATATAAATGCGACCTTACCGGCTCAATTAGCTGCTCTCTACATTGTTGCTCCAAAGGCTTGGGCTACAGCAGGTCAGGATGTATTTTCAAAAGCGCCAATCGGAACTGGTCCCTATAAGGTTGATTCAATCTCAACAACTCGAATTGAAATGAGCGCTTTCACAGATTCATGGCGCACACCTAAGGCTGACAAGCTAGTAATTATTCCGTTAGCTGATGCCGCATCACGTCTACAAGCCTTACAATCTGGTCAAGTAAATATGGTTGCAGGCATAAACCCAGATCAAATTGCTACAGCAAAGAAAACTAGGGCAAGAGTGATTTCAGTTCCAGCACCTCAAGTTATGTCATTGGCATTTAACGTAGTAGGTGGCGGTCCAGTTAAAGATGTTCGTGTTCGCCAAGCCCTTAATTACGCAGTAAATAAGGTAGCAATTGCGAACGGTCTTCTTGCTGGCAAAGGCAAAGCAGCTACTCAGGGTACAACTCCTTCAGTCTTGGGTTATAACAAGGCGGTAACTGGTTACCCATATGACCCTGCAAAGGCTAAGGAACTACTAACTGCTGCTGGCTATGAAAATGGATTAACTCTTGCAGCTGATATCACTGTTGGTTCATTCCCGTCAGATAATTTGATTTATCAATCTGTTAAGGCAGATCTTGCCAAAGTTGGCGTAACTTTGAATTACACCACTATTACTTTTGCTCAGTGGTTACCTCAATATAACGCAAATAGCTGGAAGGGTGATGCATTCGGACTTTCTTGGAACTCTGCCCCACGTGGAGATGCCTCTCGTCCGTATGCAATCTTCGTATGTAAGCCAGTTGGTGCTTTCTACTGCAACGCAGAAGAAGATGCCTTAATAAAGTCGGCTTCTATACAACTTAATGCAGCTAAGCGACTTGCGATTCTAAAGGAAGTAGCAGTTAAGGTAACTGCTAGTGCGCCTGCACTTTATATCGTTGAGCAAATCGATCTTTATGCTATTGGTAAGGGCGTGTACGGATTCTCCGCAGGAAACCGCGCTATCGCTTACGAAAATATCTACGTACGCTAA
- a CDS encoding ABC transporter permease produces MKVRLLVVGSRLLQLLILLGTISTTLFLLLRLSGDPAILMAGEGASPETIAAISDEYGFDKSLIEQYLIFIWDIARLDFGKSLVNLQPALGFVLQYLPSTLKLTFLAVFFNSIMAIPVGVWLGAKPTQRRRKILSTLVSVAQGTPAYVIGLVLIQIFSVWLGWLPSIAGTGTWSWVLPTATLSLALSPNLIRVVAASIEDTTHQDYFRTAKANGASPRDLLIKHSLPNALLSTASLLGAQFAFLLSGALITEYIFAWPGLGLILVQSITNLDFPTIQATVFVVAYLVFIVNLVMDQVFRLADPRLRRSQL; encoded by the coding sequence TTGAAGGTTAGATTGCTAGTAGTTGGATCACGACTACTTCAGTTATTAATTCTGCTTGGGACTATCTCAACAACTCTCTTTTTATTGCTGCGCCTTTCCGGTGACCCAGCCATCTTGATGGCAGGTGAAGGAGCAAGCCCAGAGACAATCGCTGCCATTTCTGACGAATATGGTTTTGATAAATCGCTAATAGAGCAATACTTAATTTTTATTTGGGATATCGCGCGACTTGATTTTGGAAAATCTCTTGTAAATTTGCAGCCAGCTCTTGGTTTCGTACTCCAGTACCTACCTTCAACTCTAAAACTTACATTCTTGGCGGTCTTCTTTAATTCAATTATGGCTATTCCAGTAGGCGTATGGCTTGGAGCAAAGCCAACTCAGCGTCGCCGCAAGATTCTAAGCACTTTAGTGAGCGTGGCACAGGGCACGCCAGCCTATGTAATCGGACTTGTACTTATTCAAATCTTCTCAGTTTGGCTTGGTTGGCTGCCTTCGATTGCCGGTACCGGGACTTGGTCATGGGTGCTGCCGACTGCAACTCTTTCCCTTGCACTTTCACCTAACTTAATTCGAGTAGTAGCAGCAAGTATCGAAGATACAACACACCAAGATTATTTCCGAACCGCCAAAGCCAACGGTGCGTCTCCGAGAGATCTATTAATCAAGCATTCTCTACCTAATGCTCTGCTTTCAACAGCATCTTTACTTGGCGCACAATTTGCTTTCCTATTATCAGGTGCGCTTATCACCGAATATATCTTTGCTTGGCCAGGACTAGGTCTAATTTTGGTGCAGTCAATAACGAATTTGGATTTTCCTACGATCCAAGCAACTGTATTTGTAGTTGCCTATTTAGTTTTTATTGTTAATTTAGTCATGGATCAAGTCTTCAGATTAGCTGACCCAAGATTGCGCAGGAGCCAGCTATGA
- a CDS encoding ABC transporter permease → MNQELQKPVMPITRRKIFKSKNKSLLTLKISAILFMLLFVIAIFQPYFYRVDPALSDLTLRLQSPSLKGAWLGTDALGQDVYSRVIAGFRWSLGIGTVGTTLGSFIGISLGVSAAWSRKHLRIILSRVIDIGISFPYLIIAVTIVTVIGRGFWPLALTLGLVSWPTIARIVYAETLTLREREYVTAARLFGIGGIRSIFTHILPALRPTIQVVAAFTFAELLIAESGLSFLGLGAPLGTPTWGNMLNESRLYMETAPWMMFGPVTAIIITIFTANLLGEGLNAREHSRSTRVSQ, encoded by the coding sequence ATGAACCAAGAATTACAAAAACCAGTTATGCCAATTACCAGACGGAAAATTTTTAAGAGTAAGAATAAATCGCTATTAACATTGAAAATAAGTGCCATCCTTTTCATGCTCCTGTTTGTGATTGCAATCTTTCAACCCTATTTTTATCGAGTCGACCCTGCACTCTCAGATCTGACGCTGCGATTACAGTCACCGAGTCTCAAAGGAGCATGGCTTGGAACTGATGCGCTGGGCCAAGATGTTTACTCGCGTGTTATAGCTGGTTTCAGATGGTCACTCGGTATAGGAACTGTCGGAACCACGCTAGGTAGCTTTATCGGAATCTCACTTGGGGTCAGCGCGGCATGGAGTCGAAAGCATCTGCGAATTATTTTGAGCCGAGTAATTGATATTGGAATTTCGTTCCCTTATTTAATTATCGCAGTCACCATCGTTACTGTTATTGGCCGCGGTTTTTGGCCGCTAGCTCTAACTTTAGGCTTAGTTAGCTGGCCCACTATCGCTCGAATTGTTTATGCCGAGACCCTCACTTTGCGCGAACGCGAGTATGTAACAGCTGCCCGCTTATTTGGAATTGGCGGCATTCGATCTATCTTCACTCATATTCTTCCGGCGCTGCGTCCAACAATTCAGGTAGTCGCCGCATTCACCTTTGCTGAACTTCTGATAGCTGAGAGCGGCCTTTCCTTTCTCGGTTTGGGTGCGCCACTTGGTACTCCGACTTGGGGAAATATGCTCAACGAGAGTCGGTTATATATGGAAACCGCACCTTGGATGATGTTTGGTCCCGTTACTGCCATTATCATTACCATCTTTACCGCCAATCTTTTGGGCGAAGGCTTAAATGCACGTGAACACTCTAGAAGTACGCGAGTTTCGCAATGA
- a CDS encoding ABC transporter ATP-binding protein, translating into MSNAIEIKNLVVSFPTPAGYSAVVRGINLTINPGERIAIVGESGSGKTMMGLSMLGIQPSAAKVEGEILIGDTNMVTAPDTVARKLRGNYISMVFQEPLTSLNPVRTISSQLSESVRRHNQISKKEARARVLDVLTAVGIPAPKERMKSYPHQLSGGLRQRVMIALALINKPQLVVADEPTTALDATIQAQILDLLRSGMGDAALMLITHDLAVAADVCNRIVVMYAGNIVEQGPVSEILSNPKHPYTRGLLSAIPKFDQARPALNPIPGSPPTISEVVPGCRFASRCSFADAECNAAEPTFIDNIACFHPVTGTTK; encoded by the coding sequence ATGAGTAATGCCATCGAGATTAAGAATTTGGTTGTTAGTTTTCCAACTCCAGCGGGGTATTCGGCAGTCGTCCGTGGCATAAACCTAACTATTAATCCAGGCGAGCGTATTGCGATTGTGGGCGAGTCCGGTTCTGGTAAAACAATGATGGGCCTTAGCATGTTAGGCATTCAGCCATCGGCGGCTAAAGTTGAAGGTGAAATACTAATTGGGGATACTAATATGGTTACCGCACCAGATACTGTGGCGCGAAAATTGCGCGGAAATTACATCTCCATGGTCTTCCAGGAGCCACTCACATCGCTAAACCCAGTTCGCACTATTTCAAGTCAGCTTTCTGAATCTGTCAGACGTCACAATCAGATTAGTAAGAAAGAAGCCAGAGCTAGAGTTCTAGATGTCTTAACTGCAGTTGGAATTCCGGCACCGAAAGAGCGAATGAAGTCATATCCGCATCAACTATCAGGTGGATTAAGACAGCGCGTAATGATCGCGTTAGCATTGATCAATAAGCCTCAATTAGTTGTTGCTGATGAGCCGACCACCGCCCTTGACGCCACGATTCAGGCTCAAATATTGGACTTATTGCGCAGCGGAATGGGTGATGCAGCCTTGATGCTTATTACTCACGATTTAGCTGTTGCAGCTGATGTTTGTAATCGTATTGTGGTTATGTACGCTGGAAATATCGTTGAACAAGGCCCAGTTTCAGAAATTCTAAGTAATCCTAAGCATCCATATACACGTGGTTTGTTATCTGCAATCCCTAAGTTTGATCAGGCGAGACCAGCGCTTAACCCAATTCCGGGATCTCCGCCAACCATCTCCGAAGTTGTGCCTGGCTGTCGCTTTGCATCTCGCTGTTCCTTTGCAGACGCGGAATGCAACGCAGCAGAGCCTACCTTTATCGACAACATTGCTTGCTTTCACCCAGTGACAGGAACGACTAAATGA
- a CDS encoding ATP-binding cassette domain-containing protein: MSSAKRLIDAVDLSVTFRVPAGSLRAVDKVSFYVNAGETVAIVGESGSGKTTLALSLMRAYAPTSGQIFFEEQEITNLSEKALKDFRKKVQMVFQDPYSSLDPRMTVSQVISEPLRAHFKLSAKERDEKAGESLRAVGLSADFLNRRASQFSGGQRQRIAIARALTLDPKVLVADEPVSALDVSTQAQIVNLLQSIQEERDISYILVSHDLRLVYHLATRVVVMYLGKVVEEGACDDVVANPQHPYTAALLSAVPALDEASRRDRIVLNGAPPSPIARPTGCSFHPRCPIARLECSSNTPDLQILPNGRKVACFYPGELQPNISFISSK, encoded by the coding sequence ATGAGCTCAGCTAAGAGACTTATAGATGCGGTAGATCTTTCGGTAACTTTTAGAGTTCCAGCCGGTTCACTTCGCGCAGTCGATAAAGTTTCATTTTATGTAAATGCAGGTGAGACAGTTGCGATCGTCGGTGAATCTGGTTCCGGTAAAACTACCTTAGCGCTTTCCCTCATGCGAGCTTATGCACCAACTTCAGGGCAAATATTCTTTGAAGAGCAAGAGATAACTAATTTATCTGAAAAAGCACTAAAGGATTTTCGCAAGAAAGTGCAGATGGTGTTTCAAGATCCATACTCAAGTTTGGATCCACGCATGACAGTTTCGCAGGTAATAAGCGAACCACTACGTGCGCACTTTAAGTTAAGCGCTAAAGAGCGAGATGAAAAAGCTGGTGAATCACTTAGGGCTGTTGGGCTAAGTGCAGATTTCTTAAACCGTCGGGCTAGCCAATTTTCAGGTGGTCAACGCCAAAGAATCGCAATTGCCCGTGCGCTAACTTTAGATCCCAAAGTATTGGTTGCCGATGAACCAGTTTCTGCTCTAGATGTATCGACACAAGCCCAGATAGTTAATCTCCTGCAAAGTATTCAAGAAGAGCGCGATATCTCTTATATTTTAGTTTCACATGATCTACGCCTTGTTTATCACTTAGCCACGCGAGTTGTAGTTATGTACTTAGGCAAAGTTGTCGAAGAAGGCGCCTGCGACGATGTTGTAGCAAACCCTCAGCATCCATATACCGCTGCCTTGCTCTCGGCAGTGCCTGCTCTTGATGAGGCATCTCGCCGCGACCGCATTGTTTTAAATGGTGCACCTCCATCTCCGATAGCACGGCCAACAGGTTGCTCGTTCCACCCACGGTGCCCAATCGCCAGACTAGAATGCAGTTCTAATACTCCAGATTTACAAATTTTGCCGAATGGTCGCAAAGTTGCCTGTTTCTATCCAGGTGAGTTGCAACCAAATATCAGTTTCATCTCATCAAAATAA
- a CDS encoding DUF4437 domain-containing protein: MGRPFIEFIQSQQLPWLEKAYVTKVRPGILIRELSLDIESGGCSLLLKYPEGYKYSDSHYLSADEEFFVIDGEITIDGQKYARYNYGHFPRGYHTKEISSNGAIVLTFFSVAPIAITADSNSPDLEVERVIKHIDALTGEWGGNFNPDFPPGAGRKWMRRDPVTQDETWVLGTMPLRYGMRSEKHPVVEEAYLLSGELVGHLGTMTPGAYFWRPPEEPHGPFGSMTGNLYLFRTVGGPLSTIYEPDSREFNWKPKYDPILPTEMALLPAFDGCACQAY, translated from the coding sequence ATGGGCAGACCGTTTATTGAGTTCATACAATCTCAACAACTACCATGGCTTGAAAAAGCATATGTAACCAAGGTTCGTCCAGGAATTTTGATTCGTGAGTTGAGTTTGGATATCGAAAGTGGTGGTTGTTCGCTACTCCTTAAATATCCCGAGGGTTATAAATATTCTGATAGCCACTATTTAAGTGCAGATGAAGAATTCTTTGTAATCGATGGCGAAATAACTATTGATGGCCAAAAGTACGCTCGTTATAACTATGGCCACTTTCCAAGGGGATATCACACAAAAGAAATTTCAAGCAATGGTGCCATAGTCCTGACATTTTTTAGCGTTGCTCCAATTGCAATCACCGCTGATTCAAATAGCCCAGACCTTGAGGTAGAGCGAGTAATCAAACATATCGATGCACTTACAGGCGAATGGGGCGGAAACTTCAATCCTGATTTCCCACCTGGCGCCGGTCGCAAATGGATGCGCCGTGATCCGGTAACTCAAGATGAAACTTGGGTACTTGGAACTATGCCGCTGCGATATGGAATGCGTTCTGAGAAACACCCAGTTGTTGAGGAGGCATACCTACTATCAGGTGAGTTAGTTGGCCACTTAGGCACAATGACTCCTGGAGCCTATTTCTGGCGCCCACCTGAGGAACCACATGGCCCTTTTGGATCAATGACCGGCAATCTTTATTTATTTAGAACGGTAGGCGGTCCACTTAGCACTATTTACGAACCAGATTCAAGAGAGTTCAATTGGAAGCCTAAGTATGATCCAATCTTGCCTACCGAAATGGCTTTACTGCCAGCATTTGATGGGTGTGCTTGTCAGGCTTATTAA
- a CDS encoding class I SAM-dependent methyltransferase → MRDIEEMLTLDERASADFILSLRKQWSATVYPAFVNEFKNSGEKISSPQEGEIKMKNMSLYSWFSHLERIGQKMMWRLGSDVVFRCSDELLAQLNAAPVVGKGSLKLDPELNLPNWYTETDIHMQPGSFYSNDLSGYVYQFGARIVMLRDNDGYKFHKLFANTALPDLPENARIVDIACGFGKSTRPLVHRYPGAEVIGVDLAAPGLKLAHAEAEAEGLPIHYRQEDGRKVGLPDASVDLVTGTMILHEMPQTAIIEAIGEAARLLKPGGVIRFLEFQPTGDPVRDATVYEHAERNNEPYFRALFATDLVKECEKFGLKDVKWVAFDERADGLRPQGWPERSDWHFPWCVLQATKVA, encoded by the coding sequence ATGCGCGATATAGAAGAGATGTTGACTCTAGATGAACGAGCCAGCGCTGACTTCATTCTTTCTCTAAGAAAGCAATGGTCGGCAACAGTATATCCAGCCTTCGTCAATGAGTTTAAGAACTCTGGTGAAAAAATTTCCTCGCCTCAAGAGGGCGAAATTAAAATGAAGAATATGTCACTTTATTCTTGGTTTAGCCATCTCGAGCGGATTGGCCAGAAAATGATGTGGCGGTTAGGTAGTGATGTAGTTTTCCGTTGTAGCGATGAACTACTTGCGCAATTAAATGCAGCACCCGTAGTAGGCAAAGGTTCGCTTAAATTGGATCCGGAACTTAATCTACCTAACTGGTACACCGAAACTGATATTCACATGCAGCCGGGTAGTTTCTATTCAAATGATTTATCGGGTTATGTCTACCAATTCGGAGCCCGAATCGTAATGTTGCGTGATAACGATGGCTATAAGTTCCATAAGTTATTTGCTAACACTGCGCTTCCAGATCTTCCAGAAAATGCTCGTATAGTAGATATCGCCTGCGGTTTTGGTAAGAGTACGCGGCCATTAGTTCATCGATATCCAGGTGCTGAGGTAATCGGTGTTGACTTAGCTGCACCAGGTTTGAAATTGGCTCATGCTGAAGCCGAAGCCGAAGGTCTACCAATTCACTACCGCCAGGAGGATGGCCGTAAAGTTGGGCTGCCTGATGCTTCAGTCGACTTAGTTACCGGTACCATGATTCTCCATGAGATGCCACAAACTGCAATCATTGAAGCTATCGGCGAAGCTGCCCGATTATTAAAGCCTGGTGGCGTAATACGATTCCTCGAATTCCAACCAACTGGCGATCCAGTGCGAGATGCCACTGTATACGAGCATGCCGAACGCAATAACGAACCATATTTCCGCGCATTATTTGCAACTGACTTGGTTAAAGAATGTGAAAAGTTTGGTTTGAAAGATGTCAAATGGGTTGCCTTTGATGAACGCGCTGATGGTTTGCGTCCACAAGGTTGGCCAGAACGATCTGACTGGCACTTCCCATGGTGCGTTCTACAAGCAACGAAGGTGGCCTAA